Proteins encoded in a region of the Photobacterium angustum genome:
- a CDS encoding hybrid sensor histidine kinase/response regulator has product MISSESEKLQETVIDLLRSQERESQLQDENEAILEGISAMAGANDKRQVFNSLLEVLRKFIGFDQALVLTREDEQEMLDVLVSTDNRFGTNSWLMESTFRRAINGECIALYSPKDIVEFSTQSIEALNDYSSALLTGVKVSSSDAVMILMSHDKSQFTPRCRRVLNRFRPLLARAIIDIDYRERLQSLVAARTQQLTFSQQRFKDFAKTAGDWFWEIDVDYNFTYISEPQVANTQISCDNFIEFFNNYPLFQNKLTSKLSQQVVFEDLEWNLSVDNTEQWYSFSGTPYFDKYGKLQGFRGTAKNITSRKKRLFDLQEAQKQAETANKAKSQFIAMMSHEIRTPLNAVLGLMESLSLSGLNNKQNLWLSQMDQSAHLLLTIINDILDLSRIESGSFRLFNSDINVVESIRLVADQLAPQATKNNVQFQCEIDDAIPKQIYGDKNRIAQVLFNLIGNAVKFTSIGSVRVVARKVDDNIEIAVIDTGIGIAKDAQANIFNPFHQADGSITRRYGGTGLGLAISQHLIEKMNGTISLESELGTGSCFKISIPIIYPSLKSCEADIKFKNKSDCSLNILLAEDSNTNQLVAKLMLERRGHKVAITNNGKEAINVLLQGHNKFDLVLMDISMPILDGLEATKQLRQRKISIPIVALTANAMQSDQKIYHDIGMDGFLAKPICSNELDALLEKYQELKENQQSESTI; this is encoded by the coding sequence ATGATAAGTTCTGAATCTGAAAAGCTACAAGAAACAGTCATTGATTTATTACGCAGTCAAGAGCGAGAAAGCCAATTACAAGATGAGAATGAAGCCATCTTAGAAGGCATCTCGGCAATGGCGGGTGCGAATGATAAACGTCAAGTTTTCAATAGTTTATTAGAAGTCCTACGCAAGTTTATAGGTTTTGATCAAGCGCTAGTTCTTACTCGAGAAGACGAACAAGAAATGCTTGATGTGCTGGTCAGTACTGATAATCGTTTTGGTACAAACTCTTGGCTAATGGAAAGTACATTTAGACGAGCAATCAATGGTGAATGCATTGCGCTATATTCACCTAAAGATATTGTTGAATTTAGTACACAATCGATTGAAGCCTTAAATGATTACAGTTCAGCATTATTAACGGGAGTAAAAGTAAGCTCTAGTGATGCTGTTATGATTTTAATGAGCCACGATAAAAGTCAGTTCACACCAAGATGTAGGCGAGTGCTTAATAGATTTAGACCATTGCTTGCACGTGCGATCATTGATATAGATTATCGCGAAAGGTTGCAATCCTTAGTTGCAGCTCGAACACAACAACTGACATTTAGTCAGCAGCGATTTAAAGATTTTGCCAAAACAGCAGGTGATTGGTTTTGGGAAATTGATGTTGATTATAACTTTACTTACATTTCAGAACCTCAAGTCGCTAATACACAAATTTCCTGTGATAACTTTATAGAATTCTTCAATAACTACCCATTATTCCAAAATAAACTGACGAGTAAACTCTCACAGCAAGTTGTATTTGAAGACTTAGAATGGAATCTTAGCGTTGATAATACAGAGCAGTGGTATAGCTTTAGTGGTACACCTTATTTTGATAAGTATGGAAAACTACAAGGGTTTCGAGGAACTGCTAAAAATATAACAAGTAGAAAAAAACGTTTATTTGATTTACAGGAAGCACAAAAACAAGCAGAAACGGCCAACAAAGCAAAATCTCAATTCATAGCAATGATGAGTCATGAGATACGAACACCACTTAATGCAGTATTAGGTTTAATGGAATCGCTATCTTTATCTGGCTTGAATAATAAGCAAAATCTTTGGTTATCACAGATGGACCAATCAGCACATTTATTGCTGACTATTATCAATGACATCTTAGACTTATCAAGAATAGAATCGGGGAGTTTTAGGCTTTTCAATAGCGATATTAATGTTGTGGAAAGTATAAGACTTGTCGCTGATCAATTGGCACCACAAGCGACTAAAAATAATGTCCAATTTCAATGTGAAATTGACGATGCAATCCCAAAACAAATCTACGGTGACAAAAATCGAATTGCTCAAGTGTTATTTAATTTAATCGGTAATGCTGTAAAGTTTACGAGCATCGGTTCGGTTCGTGTTGTTGCTCGTAAAGTTGATGACAATATTGAAATAGCAGTCATCGATACAGGTATTGGTATAGCTAAAGATGCGCAAGCAAATATCTTTAATCCATTTCATCAAGCGGATGGAAGTATCACTCGTCGTTACGGTGGTACAGGTTTAGGTCTAGCGATTAGCCAGCATTTAATCGAAAAGATGAACGGCACAATATCACTGGAAAGTGAGTTAGGTACAGGAAGCTGTTTTAAAATTTCTATTCCTATTATTTATCCATCATTAAAGAGTTGCGAAGCCGACATCAAATTTAAAAACAAATCGGATTGCTCGTTAAATATTTTGTTAGCCGAAGATAGTAATACCAATCAGTTGGTTGCTAAGTTGATGTTAGAGCGACGAGGACATAAAGTTGCGATAACTAATAACGGAAAGGAAGCGATAAATGTACTGTTACAGGGTCACAATAAGTTTGATTTAGTGCTAATGGATATATCTATGCCGATATTAGATGGCTTAGAAGCAACAAAACAGCTTAGACAGAGAAAAATTAGTATACCAATCGTCGCATTAACCGCGAATGCGATGCAAAGCGACCAGAAAATTTATCATGATATTGGTATGGATGGTTTTTTAGCAAAACCAATCTGTTCAAACGAGCTAGATGCGTTGCTGGAAAAATACCAAGAACTGAAAGAAAACCAGCAGTCAGAAAGTACGATCTAG
- a CDS encoding FIST signal transduction protein, with the protein MDITTSYSIQSSSFEAINEAIDKLNLKIATPSLLLIYYSENYDINIFQAELEKSFPNTAILGCTSCQGFMTNEGYFSGTGLALWAINDYHGAYGTAIISNFETPYEMARQATLKAIHNSGRVGELPSLILLHATPGYEEQVIQGIEKELGCTVPIIGGSAADDFIAEKWQIFNVEQQTGQGIGIAVFYPTCEVSLSFHSGYASTGLSAIATKVEHREVIELDNKPAADVYQQWMKIPFDTNSNIISESSLNPLGRFAGEYFDLPYFKLAHPAHITQRKGIEMFAEVKQGERLYFMNGTDERLISRASRVVKASNGNKLNPIGGITIFCAGCMLKIKNRMDDVAIGVNIAMLNKPYVSPFTFGEQGQFISGENAHGNLMISAAIFHKG; encoded by the coding sequence ATGGATATAACAACAAGTTACTCAATACAATCTTCATCTTTCGAAGCTATTAATGAAGCTATTGATAAGCTTAATCTAAAAATTGCAACGCCTTCTTTATTGCTTATCTATTATTCTGAAAATTATGACATTAATATTTTCCAAGCTGAGCTTGAAAAATCATTTCCTAATACAGCTATTTTAGGTTGTACATCATGTCAGGGTTTTATGACAAATGAGGGCTACTTTAGCGGAACAGGTTTAGCATTATGGGCGATTAATGATTATCACGGAGCATATGGCACAGCTATAATTTCAAATTTTGAAACGCCTTATGAAATGGCAAGGCAAGCAACATTAAAAGCGATTCATAATAGTGGTCGAGTCGGCGAGTTACCATCTCTAATTTTATTACATGCAACACCGGGTTATGAAGAACAAGTTATTCAAGGTATAGAGAAAGAGTTGGGCTGTACAGTTCCTATTATTGGAGGATCAGCAGCTGATGATTTCATTGCAGAGAAATGGCAAATATTTAACGTTGAACAACAAACGGGTCAGGGAATAGGTATCGCTGTTTTTTATCCGACATGCGAAGTAAGTCTATCATTTCATTCGGGCTATGCTAGTACTGGTTTATCAGCGATAGCAACCAAAGTTGAACATCGAGAAGTTATAGAACTAGACAATAAACCTGCAGCAGATGTTTATCAGCAATGGATGAAGATTCCATTTGATACTAACAGCAATATAATCAGTGAAAGCAGTTTAAACCCTTTAGGGCGTTTTGCTGGAGAATATTTCGATTTACCTTATTTTAAATTAGCTCATCCCGCACATATTACGCAGCGCAAGGGCATCGAAATGTTTGCTGAAGTAAAGCAGGGGGAACGCTTGTACTTTATGAACGGCACTGATGAACGACTAATTTCTAGAGCTAGTCGAGTCGTTAAAGCATCGAATGGTAATAAGCTGAACCCAATAGGTGGAATTACGATTTTTTGTGCCGGATGTATGTTAAAAATAAAAAATCGCATGGATGATGTTGCTATCGGTGTAAATATTGCAATGTTAAATAAGCCTTATGTTTCTCCATTTACATTTGGTGAGCAGGGGCAATTCATCAGTGGTGAAAATGCGCACGGTAACTTAATGATTTCAGCAGCTATTTTTCATAAAGGGTAG
- a CDS encoding SDR family oxidoreductase, which yields MDLSSNKVVIVTGGANGIGKGICKYLAQKNVIVVALDINEQAGYDLVDEEPRIRFRLTDVTQISEIKNTLDWVKCQFGRLDGLINNAAISNPYNTPLHQLPLDEWHHILNVNLTSPLVMSQQCLPLLIESKGHIINMSSTRYVQSEPNTEAYAASKGGVVSLTHALAVSLSPNIKVNCISPGWINTDTNQLRDIDHHQHLSGRVGNVNDIAEMVDFLLCSQGFITGQNFVVDGGMTKKMIYCE from the coding sequence GTGGATTTAAGCTCAAATAAAGTCGTTATTGTCACCGGTGGTGCTAACGGTATAGGCAAAGGGATTTGTAAATATTTGGCACAAAAAAACGTTATCGTCGTCGCGTTAGATATCAATGAGCAAGCCGGATATGATTTAGTTGATGAAGAACCACGTATTCGGTTTCGTTTAACAGACGTTACTCAAATATCTGAGATTAAAAACACGTTAGATTGGGTTAAATGTCAATTTGGACGGCTTGATGGTCTCATCAATAATGCCGCGATTTCCAATCCGTATAATACTCCTTTACACCAATTACCGTTAGATGAATGGCACCATATTTTAAATGTTAACTTAACATCCCCTTTAGTCATGAGTCAGCAGTGCCTACCTTTACTTATTGAAAGTAAAGGGCACATCATAAATATGAGTTCAACAAGATATGTACAATCTGAACCAAACACCGAAGCTTACGCTGCAAGTAAAGGTGGAGTGGTATCATTAACTCATGCACTTGCTGTGAGTTTATCTCCCAATATAAAAGTAAACTGTATTTCACCAGGCTGGATCAATACAGATACGAATCAATTACGAGATATCGATCATCATCAGCATTTATCCGGACGAGTTGGAAACGTAAATGATATTGCTGAAATGGTTGATTTTTTACTGTGTAGCCAAGGTTTTATAACGGGACAAAATTTTGTTGTGGATGGTGGGATGACAAAGAAAATGATTTATTGTGAGTAA
- a CDS encoding heavy metal translocating P-type ATPase yields the protein MTIDKHVHDKCYHCGDPVPIGSQFEVEILGKRRPMCCLGCEAVATTIVQSGLTSYYEYRTEPAEKADLVPEQLKSLSLYDHVDIQQDFVRTTDQNFSEVSLSVEGVSCAACAWLIEKQLIRENGVISIRVNTTTHRALLVWDPEQVQLSHLLSVIHKIGYQASPFEADAQEQQYHNIMKQYLYKLGIAGIATMQVMMLAFALYFEVFGDLDAEFKNYLRWVSLIFATPVLLYSALPFYINAWRSLKAFTLGMDVPVSIALLFAYGASLYATVMEKGEVFFESISMFTFFLLLGRFLEMRARRQAAAASANLLKLMPNMATLANGEQVVAKTLKIGDVVTILPGEHFPADGEINKGLTTVNESMLTGESVPVTRAIGDKVYAGTINGDANVTMTVTVNRNDSLISNIVRLQDEAQLSKPKVAEIADNVARYFVAAILIIAASTWYYWYQNQPDDALWITLAVLVATCPCALSLATPTAITCSTSTLSKLGVLLRQGHVLETLCKVNRLVLDKTGTLTEGNVRLIATRTFGDIDQEKTLMIAAELERFANHPIAQAFSQHRQQNVLFENVENVIGCGLKATLNGDEWRIGKYDFATDIENSKSFKNSNEFSVWLTCNQQPIAAFQLDDPIRQESALLVKQCQQHGIKVTMLTGDNTIHANGVAKQLNIDEVIANQTPQGKLAYLNELSADDLVLMVGDGVNDAPVLAGAHLSVAMGGGTDIAKSSADMVLLGDKLGRILEAHTLALKTRKIIRENLSWALGYNLIILPLAVSGLVAPYFAVVGMSASSIIVVSNSLRLLK from the coding sequence ATGACAATAGACAAGCATGTGCATGATAAATGCTACCACTGTGGTGATCCCGTTCCTATCGGTAGCCAATTTGAAGTCGAGATATTAGGTAAACGTCGGCCTATGTGTTGTCTTGGCTGTGAAGCAGTAGCAACAACTATTGTTCAAAGTGGCCTTACTTCGTATTACGAGTACCGAACTGAGCCAGCCGAAAAAGCCGATTTAGTCCCCGAACAGCTTAAGTCTCTCTCCCTTTATGATCACGTAGATATTCAGCAAGACTTTGTACGGACGACAGATCAAAATTTCAGTGAGGTATCCCTTTCTGTTGAAGGTGTATCCTGTGCTGCTTGCGCATGGTTAATTGAAAAACAATTAATACGCGAAAATGGTGTTATTTCCATTCGTGTGAATACCACGACCCACCGTGCATTACTGGTGTGGGATCCAGAGCAAGTACAACTTAGCCATTTACTGTCTGTTATTCATAAAATTGGCTATCAAGCCTCTCCTTTTGAAGCTGATGCCCAAGAGCAGCAATACCACAACATAATGAAGCAATATTTGTATAAGCTAGGTATTGCGGGCATTGCTACCATGCAAGTTATGATGCTTGCATTTGCGCTCTATTTTGAAGTGTTTGGCGATCTAGATGCTGAGTTTAAAAACTACCTCCGTTGGGTAAGCCTGATTTTTGCCACCCCCGTTTTACTGTACTCAGCACTCCCTTTTTACATTAATGCGTGGAGAAGCCTAAAAGCCTTCACATTAGGCATGGATGTACCTGTTTCGATAGCATTATTGTTTGCTTACGGCGCCAGCCTTTACGCAACAGTGATGGAAAAAGGCGAAGTTTTCTTTGAATCAATTTCAATGTTTACGTTCTTTTTACTTCTCGGTCGATTCTTAGAAATGCGTGCCCGTCGACAAGCAGCGGCCGCCAGTGCAAATTTGTTAAAACTCATGCCAAATATGGCAACACTTGCTAATGGAGAGCAAGTTGTAGCAAAAACGCTTAAAATAGGTGACGTTGTCACTATATTGCCAGGGGAGCACTTCCCTGCAGATGGTGAAATAAATAAAGGATTAACAACCGTTAATGAATCCATGTTAACGGGAGAGTCAGTGCCTGTAACTCGCGCGATTGGAGATAAGGTGTATGCAGGGACGATTAACGGTGATGCCAATGTCACAATGACAGTTACAGTCAATAGAAATGACTCACTTATCTCTAATATCGTACGCTTACAAGATGAGGCTCAGCTCTCAAAACCTAAAGTGGCAGAGATCGCCGATAATGTAGCACGCTATTTTGTGGCCGCAATACTGATTATCGCAGCTAGCACTTGGTATTATTGGTATCAAAATCAACCTGATGATGCATTATGGATCACATTAGCTGTCTTAGTTGCCACCTGTCCGTGTGCCCTATCATTAGCCACACCAACGGCTATTACCTGTTCAACGTCTACACTTAGTAAATTAGGGGTATTGCTTCGTCAAGGGCATGTATTAGAAACACTATGTAAAGTTAATCGGCTGGTATTAGATAAAACAGGCACCTTAACTGAAGGTAATGTTCGTTTAATTGCAACACGTACGTTCGGAGACATAGATCAAGAAAAAACGTTGATGATTGCTGCGGAATTAGAGCGTTTCGCCAATCACCCAATTGCTCAAGCTTTTAGCCAACATCGCCAACAAAATGTACTTTTTGAAAATGTCGAAAATGTGATTGGCTGTGGTTTAAAAGCAACGCTAAATGGTGATGAGTGGCGCATTGGTAAATATGACTTTGCTACCGATATTGAAAATAGTAAATCGTTTAAAAATAGTAATGAATTCTCAGTATGGTTAACTTGCAACCAGCAACCTATTGCAGCATTTCAATTAGACGACCCAATCCGTCAAGAAAGTGCTCTTTTAGTTAAACAATGCCAGCAACATGGTATTAAAGTCACAATGTTAACAGGTGATAATACTATTCATGCTAATGGCGTTGCTAAACAACTGAATATTGATGAGGTTATTGCTAATCAAACACCACAAGGAAAGTTAGCATATTTAAATGAACTATCAGCAGATGACTTAGTATTAATGGTAGGTGATGGGGTCAATGATGCCCCCGTTCTCGCTGGGGCTCATCTTTCTGTCGCTATGGGAGGTGGGACAGATATAGCTAAATCTTCAGCAGATATGGTACTACTTGGCGATAAATTAGGACGTATTTTAGAAGCCCATACTTTAGCGTTAAAGACTCGAAAAATTATTCGTGAGAATTTATCTTGGGCGCTTGGCTATAACTTGATAATCCTACCTCTGGCTGTTTCGGGATTGGTGGCGCCCTATTTTGCCGTTGTAGGTATGTCAGCTAGCTCAATCATCGTTGTATCAAATTCTTTAAGGTTATTAAAATAA
- the ccoS gene encoding cbb3-type cytochrome oxidase assembly protein CcoS, whose protein sequence is MESLYILIPIAIVFVCIAIGIFLWAVKSEQFDDLERRGYDILFDEDDTKHKNAVSNSESIEKKTRNDKDSRNG, encoded by the coding sequence ATGGAAAGTCTTTACATATTAATACCAATCGCCATTGTTTTTGTTTGTATTGCTATCGGTATATTTTTATGGGCAGTAAAAAGCGAGCAGTTTGATGATTTAGAACGTCGTGGGTACGATATTTTGTTCGATGAAGATGATACTAAACATAAAAATGCAGTTTCCAATTCTGAATCAATAGAAAAAAAAACACGTAACGATAAAGATAGCAGGAATGGTTAA
- a CDS encoding sulfite exporter TauE/SafE family protein produces the protein MVNLDFYAAFLIGLMGAGHCIGMCGGVAAAITIGMPENTKNSKRWIYLLNYNFGRLVAYIVAGAIIGAMLASVATINGSNSPLIFMRFLAAIMMIILALYIGQWWFGLNKLERIGQVAWRYISPLATSFLPLKSPIKALPFGFLWGWLPCGLVYSTLTWAAVSGSALNGAIVMLAFGLGTLPAMLAVGGFATQLKIWLKNLYFRRVSALLLMAYGIQTGYIAIKQIL, from the coding sequence ATGGTTAATTTAGATTTTTATGCTGCTTTTTTAATTGGCTTAATGGGAGCTGGCCATTGCATTGGTATGTGCGGTGGCGTTGCTGCTGCGATCACAATTGGTATGCCAGAAAACACAAAAAACAGTAAACGTTGGATTTATCTATTAAATTATAATTTTGGAAGATTAGTCGCTTATATAGTTGCGGGGGCAATTATAGGCGCAATGCTTGCGAGTGTTGCTACCATTAATGGCTCTAATAGCCCATTGATATTCATGCGCTTTTTAGCAGCAATTATGATGATTATTTTAGCGTTATATATTGGCCAATGGTGGTTTGGATTAAACAAACTTGAACGTATTGGGCAAGTTGCTTGGCGATATATTTCACCGCTAGCCACATCATTTCTCCCCCTTAAATCGCCGATAAAAGCTTTGCCTTTTGGTTTTCTCTGGGGCTGGCTCCCCTGTGGTTTAGTTTATTCAACTTTAACATGGGCAGCTGTTTCTGGAAGTGCTCTAAATGGTGCAATAGTAATGCTTGCTTTCGGGTTAGGTACATTACCTGCAATGTTAGCGGTTGGCGGTTTTGCGACACAGTTAAAAATATGGCTAAAGAACCTCTATTTTAGACGTGTTAGTGCATTATTATTAATGGCTTATGGCATTCAAACTGGTTATATAGCAATCAAACAAATATTGTGA
- a CDS encoding FNR family transcription factor codes for MISDKLTTKRIQSGGCAIHCQDCSISQLCIPFTLNESELDQLDQIIERKKPIQKGQELFKAGDELKSLYAIRSGTIKSYTITEQGDEQITAFHLAGDLVGFDAINEMQHPSFAQSLETSMVCEIPFEILDDLSGKMPKLRQQIMRLMSNEIKGDQEMILLLSKKNAEERLAAFLYNLSLRFSQRGFSPREFRLTMTRGDIGNYLGLTVETISRLLGRFQKSEMLSVKGKYITIIDHDELARLAGVAKSNTLPPQ; via the coding sequence ATGATTTCAGACAAGCTTACAACAAAACGTATCCAATCAGGCGGGTGTGCAATTCACTGCCAAGATTGCAGTATTAGTCAGTTATGCATTCCTTTCACGCTGAATGAGTCTGAGCTAGACCAACTGGATCAAATCATAGAACGAAAAAAACCGATCCAAAAAGGTCAGGAGCTATTCAAAGCAGGTGACGAGTTAAAATCGTTATATGCTATTCGTTCTGGCACCATTAAGAGCTACACCATTACCGAACAAGGTGACGAGCAAATTACTGCCTTCCATCTTGCGGGTGATTTAGTAGGTTTTGATGCGATCAATGAAATGCAGCATCCAAGTTTTGCTCAATCACTTGAAACATCAATGGTGTGTGAAATCCCATTTGAAATCCTTGATGATCTCTCTGGTAAAATGCCAAAACTTCGTCAACAAATCATGCGCTTAATGAGCAATGAGATTAAAGGCGATCAGGAAATGATCTTGCTGCTTTCTAAAAAGAATGCTGAAGAACGTCTCGCCGCTTTCTTATATAACTTATCACTACGTTTTTCTCAGCGCGGTTTTTCTCCACGTGAATTCCGTTTAACAATGACACGCGGTGATATTGGTAACTACTTAGGCTTAACTGTTGAGACTATCAGTCGTTTATTAGGTCGTTTCCAGAAATCTGAGATGTTAAGTGTAAAAGGTAAATACATTACGATTATTGATCACGATGAGTTAGCTCGTCTTGCTGGTGTGGCTAAAAGCAACACATTACCTCCACAATAA
- the uspE gene encoding universal stress protein UspE, translating into MQKYKNILVVADPEKEQQPAISRAVHLAKISKDVKIIIFLAIYDFSYEMTSMLSSAERDAMRRGVVMQREEWLKEIVQPYLEQGIDIEIKVVWHNRPYEAIIADVYSQDIDLLVKATHEHDRLGSVIFTPTDWHLLRKCPIPVLLVKGNNWPEHGKVLGCVNISTDDETHDELNDKIVKESLAFASIANAEVNLVNAYPATPVNITIELPEFDPASYTDAVRGHHLTTMKALRQKYGISEEQTHVLEGLPEDIIPQVAEDIKAELVILGTTGRTGLSAVFIGNTAENTIDSLNCDLLALKPDGYVSPLAPNID; encoded by the coding sequence ATGCAAAAGTATAAAAATATCTTAGTCGTCGCTGATCCTGAAAAAGAACAACAACCTGCGATCTCGCGCGCTGTTCATCTTGCCAAAATAAGCAAAGATGTAAAAATTATTATTTTCTTAGCTATTTATGATTTTTCTTATGAAATGACGTCAATGTTATCGTCAGCCGAGCGTGATGCTATGCGTCGCGGTGTGGTAATGCAGCGAGAAGAGTGGTTAAAGGAAATCGTTCAGCCTTATTTAGAACAAGGTATAGATATAGAAATTAAAGTGGTTTGGCATAATCGTCCTTATGAAGCCATCATTGCTGATGTATATAGCCAAGACATTGATCTACTCGTCAAAGCCACTCATGAACATGATCGTTTAGGCTCTGTGATTTTCACACCAACAGATTGGCATCTGCTTCGTAAGTGCCCTATTCCTGTTCTCTTAGTTAAAGGTAATAACTGGCCTGAACACGGCAAAGTATTAGGTTGCGTCAATATCTCTACCGATGATGAAACTCACGATGAGCTTAACGATAAAATCGTCAAAGAATCATTAGCGTTTGCTTCTATTGCTAATGCCGAAGTTAATTTAGTTAATGCCTACCCTGCAACACCGGTAAATATTACGATTGAATTACCAGAGTTTGATCCTGCGAGTTATACCGATGCCGTACGTGGTCATCACTTAACTACAATGAAAGCACTCCGTCAAAAATATGGAATTAGTGAAGAACAAACCCATGTACTTGAAGGTTTACCAGAAGATATTATTCCTCAAGTGGCTGAAGATATAAAAGCAGAGCTAGTTATATTAGGAACAACAGGTCGTACTGGTTTATCAGCCGTCTTTATAGGGAATACCGCTGAAAATACGATTGATAGTTTAAATTGTGATTTATTGGCTTTAAAACCTGATGGATACGTCAGTCCATTAGCACCCAATATCGATTAA
- a CDS encoding trypsin-like serine protease: MNSYHFLSRYICCLTLLFSTSAYSLGINDSKYIELGGNLDPTVANNVSSVLEQNANAEQFLSVGLVIGSGYCSGTWLGSDDSHSYVLTAAHCLSGSDSTEYSGQYVSFKQQDGTIIAAGISTNYFRTFTGCSNDIAVAKIPKVSDPLDVNGDVIKQPFVDNNLNTDLLLNPTTFTGFGIFGSRSLGQLAYIGKRHGEGHIRYYYQDCLINQAVENTDSWAFASPGDSGSAIWQQRNEHPVAVGISSWWYGWQYGYSGHVPIALHIDWLKGVVPVLKTIDDIEDEPPIEEPAWLLTQEAPIETDPLEQDVRGSVYYVKGDNVVSGPTRFIWRYPRNITKFSVVLTQRENNTEHEVWLRGQRKTHCGWGRINNSAWCYPAPNLGQLKLEFIQADNPKLPIGTYSGDFSLMVKSLYNRSYSDEVTVATNIAITSALPSDGVITDSTPYVSPRYEKDVYGTVYYLSDHKMSRNRVVWRRYNRGYSRLKVDVTNTETGQQQTVMLRGERYMGCGWTIMNNAAYCRYMRPVYGELRVSFIADDNKDLPIGEYTGSLSVNVKGLHKRDFTKDLNLDIKLNITE; the protein is encoded by the coding sequence ATGAATAGTTATCATTTTTTAAGTCGTTATATATGCTGTCTTACCCTGTTGTTTTCAACTTCTGCCTATTCATTAGGTATTAACGATAGCAAATACATTGAATTAGGAGGAAATTTAGATCCAACTGTCGCCAATAATGTTAGTAGCGTATTAGAACAAAATGCGAATGCTGAACAATTTCTCTCTGTTGGATTAGTGATTGGTAGCGGATATTGTTCAGGTACATGGCTCGGGAGTGATGATTCTCATAGTTATGTATTAACGGCTGCACACTGTTTATCAGGTTCTGATTCAACAGAGTATTCAGGTCAATATGTCTCATTTAAACAACAAGATGGGACGATTATTGCTGCAGGTATTTCAACTAATTATTTTCGTACCTTTACTGGATGCAGTAACGACATAGCGGTAGCAAAAATTCCAAAAGTCTCCGACCCTTTAGATGTAAATGGTGACGTCATTAAGCAGCCGTTTGTCGATAATAATTTAAATACAGATTTACTACTTAACCCTACTACCTTCACAGGATTTGGTATCTTCGGTTCACGTTCATTAGGTCAACTTGCCTATATTGGTAAGCGACATGGTGAAGGTCACATTCGTTATTATTATCAAGACTGCTTAATTAATCAGGCAGTTGAGAATACAGACTCATGGGCATTTGCAAGCCCAGGTGATAGTGGCTCTGCCATTTGGCAACAACGTAATGAACACCCTGTTGCTGTCGGTATTTCATCATGGTGGTATGGCTGGCAATATGGATATTCAGGTCACGTCCCTATTGCTTTACATATTGATTGGTTAAAAGGAGTCGTTCCTGTATTAAAAACCATAGATGACATTGAAGATGAACCGCCAATTGAAGAACCAGCATGGTTATTAACCCAAGAAGCACCGATAGAAACCGATCCTTTAGAACAAGATGTACGAGGTTCTGTTTATTATGTTAAGGGCGACAACGTTGTTTCTGGGCCGACTCGTTTTATTTGGCGTTATCCACGAAATATTACCAAATTTTCTGTTGTATTAACCCAAAGAGAAAATAATACAGAACATGAAGTTTGGTTGCGAGGTCAACGTAAAACCCACTGCGGCTGGGGACGTATTAATAACAGTGCATGGTGCTACCCTGCACCGAACTTAGGTCAACTTAAACTAGAATTTATTCAAGCAGATAATCCGAAATTGCCCATAGGTACTTACAGTGGTGATTTTAGTTTAATGGTAAAAAGTCTCTATAACCGCTCTTACTCTGATGAAGTAACCGTTGCAACAAATATCGCTATTACTTCTGCACTACCAAGTGACGGAGTCATTACTGATTCAACACCTTACGTCTCTCCTCGTTATGAAAAAGATGTTTACGGCACTGTATATTATCTTTCTGATCATAAAATGAGTCGTAACCGAGTGGTTTGGCGTCGTTATAATCGTGGTTACAGTCGTTTGAAAGTAGATGTGACCAATACTGAAACCGGACAACAACAAACTGTTATGTTGCGAGGTGAACGCTATATGGGATGTGGGTGGACAATAATGAACAATGCCGCTTATTGCCGTTATATGCGTCCTGTCTATGGCGAGTTACGTGTGAGTTTTATCGCTGATGATAATAAAGATTTACCTATTGGTGAATATACAGGATCTTTATCCGTTAACGTGAAAGGCTTACATAAACGAGATTTCACAAAAGACTTAAACCTTGATATTAAATTGAATATTACCGAGTAA